A section of the Adhaeribacter arboris genome encodes:
- a CDS encoding carbohydrate-binding protein: MNCIYWSIIRPDAGPHWSEWADLGNGIASSISVASWDVNRLDCFARGTDNHVWHKCWDGNTWSSWENLGGQIKDAPAAISWGPDRIDCFARGIDDHLWHKYWDGSSWGDWADLGGQLATSPTVASWGVNRLDCFTRRLDNRMWHMAWDGTKWSEWEDLGGDIQNAPSAVSWGPNRIDCFARGADNHMWHTWWDGSNWGYWEDLGGQISSSTAVTSWEPNRLDCFARGMDDHLWHKYWDGSNWGDWADLGGILKSGPGAVSWGPNRIDCFVQGTDDHMWHKYWQ, translated from the coding sequence ATGAATTGCATCTATTGGTCAATCATACGTCCTGATGCTGGTCCCCATTGGAGTGAGTGGGCAGATTTAGGTAATGGCATAGCCTCCTCAATTAGTGTTGCTTCTTGGGATGTTAATCGACTTGATTGTTTTGCTCGGGGTACTGACAATCATGTGTGGCATAAGTGTTGGGACGGTAATACTTGGAGTAGTTGGGAGAATTTGGGCGGACAGATTAAAGACGCGCCGGCTGCTATTTCCTGGGGTCCCGATCGGATTGATTGTTTTGCTAGAGGAATAGATGACCACTTGTGGCATAAATACTGGGATGGCAGTAGCTGGGGAGATTGGGCAGATTTGGGGGGGCAATTGGCTACCTCTCCAACAGTAGCTTCTTGGGGGGTTAACCGGTTAGATTGTTTCACTCGACGTTTAGATAACCGGATGTGGCATATGGCTTGGGATGGAACCAAATGGAGTGAATGGGAAGACTTAGGTGGCGACATCCAGAATGCACCTAGTGCTGTCTCCTGGGGACCTAATCGCATCGATTGCTTTGCTCGGGGTGCTGATAATCATATGTGGCATACCTGGTGGGATGGCAGTAATTGGGGGTATTGGGAAGATCTAGGAGGTCAAATTTCTTCATCTACTGCCGTTACTTCTTGGGAACCAAATCGATTAGATTGTTTTGCTAGAGGAATGGATGACCACTTGTGGCATAAATACTGGGATGGCAGTAACTGGGGAGATTGGGCAGATCTAGGAGGTATACTCAAAAGTGGGCCAGGAGCCGTATCTTGGGGACCTAATCGCATCGATTGCTTTGTACAAGGCACCGACGACCATATGTGGCATAAGTATTGGCAATAA
- a CDS encoding LytR/AlgR family response regulator transcription factor, protein MIRAIIVDDELHCVELLQWQLNKYFPQVQVLASCNSGKEAIPLINERRPDLVFLDIEMPQMNGFEMLQSLPRIDFDIVFTTAYDQFAIRAIKFSALDYLLKPIDKDELQAALIKINTHPARFISTQQLDLLLSNMQQVRNGLQKIALPTLQGYEMVYADQIVRCESDSNYTSIFLKNGSKIIVSKTLKEVEEMLENHHFFRVHHSHMVNLNEVIKYVKGDGGYLLMSDNSAVSVARSRKDALLRMF, encoded by the coding sequence ATGATCCGAGCCATTATTGTCGATGACGAGCTACACTGCGTAGAGTTGCTCCAGTGGCAGTTGAATAAGTACTTCCCACAGGTGCAGGTATTGGCTAGTTGTAACTCCGGCAAAGAAGCTATACCCCTCATCAATGAGCGAAGGCCGGATCTAGTCTTTTTAGATATTGAGATGCCTCAGATGAATGGGTTTGAAATGTTACAATCCTTGCCCAGAATTGATTTTGACATTGTGTTTACTACAGCTTACGATCAGTTTGCTATTCGGGCCATTAAGTTCAGTGCCTTAGACTATCTGCTTAAACCCATTGATAAAGATGAATTGCAAGCTGCTTTGATTAAAATAAATACTCATCCTGCCCGGTTTATTTCTACCCAGCAGCTAGATTTACTGCTTAGTAACATGCAGCAAGTACGCAATGGTTTACAGAAAATAGCTTTACCTACTCTACAAGGCTACGAAATGGTGTATGCCGATCAGATTGTGCGCTGTGAGTCAGACAGCAACTATACCAGCATTTTCCTTAAAAACGGCAGTAAAATAATCGTATCTAAAACCTTAAAAGAAGTCGAAGAAATGCTGGAGAATCACCACTTTTTTAGAGTTCACCATTCTCACATGGTTAATTTAAATGAAGTCATAAAATACGTCAAAGGCGATGGTGGCTATCTACTAATGAGCGATAACTCAGCTGTAAGTGTAGCTCGCAGTAGGAAAGACGCCTTATTACGGATGTTCTAA
- a CDS encoding sensor histidine kinase: MEKSNTSIAFCFLLILLHFNSFARSSITKDTVKRKGEDSSSRALINEVLPKIFIPDLNEPKAKHLYNPNNHLYNHNLQIIQEKQGFIWIISNNRLYRYDGLFLKEFDMGSGRENYTEVAFISRNNTVWVGQTYTSTISNRVDLTTWGACINQFDKITEKFRPYFIPLEKANKNFTDTKSDRYPFGFVQMKAIMEDRSGNILIVMNIGIYLFNLKTQEFTYLSLPPTTNNQNPLLIHFFEKGNSNDMWLGTSKGLYHYHAHRFTHYQHNPTDPNSLDHDFITGLHKDSAGTLWVLTENGLNKFIPAKNNFKRLSLNGRLQDIVGWNHVTDKAILLLYKKELYHNYPGAIPMAPRFGVSFLVNDIVKPSRDFIQKQILTWLSFPSLIIIVLSFAFYRYRIRQVRRQEQLKTSFEKQLAEVSITALRAQMNPHFLFNSLNSINNFIVKNKAEDAANYLTKFSRLIRLILTNSKLALVSLANELEAIRLYIQLENIRFNGRFSYSLEIQEGVDIEYFEIPPLLIQPYVENAIWHGLLHKEGKGHLKIKVYVQNAYLYVEVEDNGVGRKLAVELKSKSATKDKSMGMQITSERVEMLNKLKQQQATVEIIDQEDSNGNPLGTKVILKIPL; this comes from the coding sequence ATGGAAAAATCAAATACTTCAATAGCTTTTTGTTTTCTATTGATTTTACTGCATTTTAATAGCTTTGCTCGTTCATCCATCACAAAGGATACAGTTAAGCGAAAAGGAGAAGATTCATCAAGTAGAGCTTTAATTAATGAAGTACTTCCTAAAATATTTATTCCTGATTTAAATGAACCGAAAGCAAAACACTTATATAATCCAAATAACCACCTGTATAATCACAATCTCCAAATAATCCAAGAGAAACAAGGATTCATTTGGATAATATCTAATAATCGCCTTTATCGCTATGATGGACTGTTTTTAAAAGAATTCGACATGGGTAGTGGTAGGGAGAACTATACAGAAGTTGCTTTTATTAGTCGTAATAATACAGTTTGGGTTGGGCAAACTTATACTTCTACCATTTCGAATAGAGTAGATCTAACTACTTGGGGCGCTTGTATTAATCAATTTGACAAAATAACCGAAAAGTTTAGACCTTATTTTATTCCGCTAGAAAAGGCAAATAAAAATTTTACGGATACTAAAAGTGACCGCTATCCTTTCGGCTTTGTACAGATGAAAGCTATTATGGAGGACCGATCAGGAAATATTCTGATCGTGATGAACATAGGAATCTATTTATTTAACCTAAAAACCCAAGAGTTTACCTATTTAAGCCTACCTCCTACTACAAACAATCAAAACCCTCTGCTTATTCATTTTTTCGAGAAAGGTAATAGCAATGATATGTGGCTTGGTACCAGTAAAGGTCTCTACCATTATCATGCACATAGATTTACTCACTACCAGCACAATCCTACTGATCCCAATAGTTTAGATCATGATTTTATCACTGGCTTGCACAAGGATAGTGCGGGAACATTGTGGGTATTGACAGAAAATGGTTTAAATAAATTTATTCCAGCTAAGAACAATTTTAAACGACTTTCCCTAAACGGACGTTTGCAGGATATAGTGGGCTGGAATCATGTGACAGATAAAGCTATTCTACTTTTGTATAAAAAGGAATTGTACCACAATTACCCAGGTGCCATCCCCATGGCACCTCGTTTTGGAGTAAGCTTCCTAGTTAATGATATAGTAAAGCCTTCCCGTGATTTTATCCAAAAACAAATTCTTACCTGGCTATCCTTTCCTTCCCTGATTATTATCGTATTAAGTTTTGCCTTTTACCGCTATCGCATTCGACAAGTCCGCCGACAAGAGCAACTGAAAACTTCTTTTGAAAAGCAACTGGCCGAAGTATCTATCACAGCTTTGCGGGCCCAAATGAATCCACACTTCTTATTTAACTCCTTAAACTCCATTAATAATTTTATCGTCAAGAATAAAGCAGAAGACGCCGCTAATTATCTTACCAAATTCTCGCGTTTAATTAGGTTGATCCTCACTAATTCCAAGTTAGCGTTAGTTTCGCTAGCGAACGAACTGGAAGCAATTCGGCTTTACATTCAGCTAGAGAATATCAGGTTTAATGGCCGTTTTAGCTACAGCTTGGAGATACAAGAAGGAGTAGATATCGAGTACTTTGAAATACCGCCCTTACTAATTCAGCCCTACGTAGAAAATGCAATTTGGCATGGCTTGTTGCATAAAGAAGGTAAAGGACATCTAAAGATAAAGGTGTACGTGCAAAACGCCTACCTCTATGTTGAAGTAGAAGATAACGGGGTTGGCCGCAAGTTAGCCGTAGAGTTAAAAAGTAAATCAGCAACCAAGGACAAATCAATGGGTATGCAAATTACCTCTGAAAGGGTAGAAATGCTCAACAAGCTAAAACAGCAACAAGCTACTGTCGAGATTATTGATCAAGAAGATTCAAATGGCAATCCATTAGGAACAAAGGTGATTCTTAAAATACCCCTCTAA
- a CDS encoding beta-barrel fold lipoprotein → MRTLKYFCSFLILFLLLVGCGKDNDDPNPTTSTATFRVDVSQTGDYQKFTRIITIAGGDFKYRGTTDPVPAVLLGDNLNTASFSVEALNVEELSISTMTGFSPVETGPAAMTLKFSVYRNGTLLEEKTFSYTEVTKDKSDDLSYKAN, encoded by the coding sequence ATGAGAACTCTTAAATACTTTTGCAGTTTCTTGATATTATTTCTCCTGCTTGTTGGCTGCGGCAAAGATAACGACGATCCAAACCCAACCACCAGCACGGCGACGTTTCGGGTAGATGTAAGTCAAACCGGAGATTATCAGAAATTTACCAGGATTATTACTATCGCCGGTGGAGATTTTAAGTACCGGGGGACAACAGATCCGGTGCCGGCCGTGTTGCTGGGAGATAATTTAAATACAGCTTCCTTTTCGGTAGAAGCTCTCAATGTAGAAGAATTAAGCATTTCCACTATGACCGGCTTTTCTCCCGTGGAAACCGGACCAGCTGCTATGACTTTGAAATTTTCCGTTTACAGAAATGGTACTTTATTAGAAGAAAAAACTTTCTCTTATACTGAAGTAACAAAGGATAAAAGTGATGATCTCAGTTACAAAGCCAACTAA
- a CDS encoding DUF3991 domain-containing protein — translation MTFQDYRERIAITAVAESLGYKVNLQKGKAVLEFKHSDGDTVLIDPVKKLYFNRDCTNDRGDLIEFVKNRLSRFNVSYQNVFSGINKVLQSYVNEPHLLKVEYSIPEPKKFDSSRYQIANPSVFKLHYLIQERGLDPETIKRFSPFIHLVKDTEKTKGRPYENIGFPLTKPVSNEVVGYDLRNYGFKGVAPGSDRKSGMWIADFVGAPQRTRNVFLGENPIDLMSFYQLNKHRLDVDNAAFVSFGGGIAKSQLQGALQHWAGVKIHTAFDNDYQGKMYDIAVAMQVSGKDVPLPQKKEDSLLFLVNGKSFEIQVAKISLAAFERASGIRSGVTVHKAASENNGIAFKDFNDIIHPKNATQVSKISTIKY, via the coding sequence ATGACATTTCAGGACTACAGAGAGCGAATTGCCATCACCGCAGTAGCTGAGTCTTTAGGTTACAAAGTTAATTTACAAAAGGGAAAAGCCGTGCTGGAGTTTAAACACTCGGATGGAGATACTGTGCTGATCGATCCGGTGAAAAAACTTTACTTTAATCGGGATTGTACCAACGACCGGGGAGATTTAATTGAGTTTGTAAAAAATCGGTTAAGCAGATTTAACGTCTCATATCAAAATGTTTTTTCTGGTATCAACAAAGTACTTCAGAGTTATGTTAACGAACCCCATCTTTTAAAAGTAGAGTACAGCATTCCGGAGCCGAAGAAATTTGATTCCAGTCGGTACCAGATAGCTAATCCTTCTGTCTTTAAATTACATTATCTGATTCAGGAACGGGGCTTAGATCCGGAAACTATTAAACGCTTCTCACCTTTTATTCACCTGGTTAAGGACACTGAGAAAACTAAAGGCAGGCCTTATGAAAACATTGGCTTTCCCTTAACCAAGCCCGTTAGTAATGAAGTAGTTGGCTACGATTTACGGAACTATGGATTTAAAGGCGTAGCACCAGGTAGCGACCGGAAAAGCGGTATGTGGATTGCTGACTTTGTGGGGGCTCCCCAGCGTACTCGGAATGTGTTTTTAGGGGAGAATCCGATTGACCTCATGAGTTTCTACCAATTAAACAAACACCGGCTCGATGTTGATAATGCGGCTTTTGTTTCCTTCGGTGGAGGTATTGCCAAAAGTCAGCTGCAGGGAGCACTCCAGCACTGGGCGGGTGTTAAAATACATACTGCCTTTGATAATGATTACCAAGGCAAAATGTATGACATTGCTGTAGCCATGCAAGTAAGTGGTAAAGATGTTCCCTTGCCTCAAAAGAAGGAGGATAGCCTTTTATTTCTGGTAAATGGTAAAAGCTTTGAAATTCAGGTAGCAAAGATAAGCTTAGCTGCTTTTGAAAGGGCATCTGGTATTAGGTCTGGAGTAACTGTTCACAAAGCTGCCAGTGAAAATAACGGTATAGCCTTTAAAGACTTTAATGATATCATCCATCCAAAGAATGCAACTCAAGTAAGCAAAATATCTACTATTAAATATTGA
- a CDS encoding DUF4099 domain-containing protein — MSFQIKDLPYSQFEQLGMSRKDVITMPAHELASLLEGRRTGLISLRIHLKEGMKPIEAQAKLSLTRNPDNTLSLGVHPILARPVNNIEANEEQWNKLLKGEAIVKNSKALNGSIEPHIHQLDKETNELLSARLSAIQIPNAIKDTVLSVDQKEQLKKGLPVEIVNKSTKEVNIVQIDLNEPRGYKITDANQFRQNPEVTMVKLEEPTLAVSSEKIKGVRR; from the coding sequence ATGAGTTTCCAAATTAAAGACTTGCCCTATTCTCAGTTTGAACAACTGGGAATGAGCAGAAAAGATGTAATCACGATGCCAGCTCATGAACTGGCAAGTTTGCTTGAAGGTCGCCGCACAGGTTTAATTTCTTTAAGGATTCATTTAAAAGAAGGAATGAAGCCAATTGAAGCTCAGGCTAAATTAAGTTTAACCAGAAATCCTGATAATACACTCTCCCTCGGAGTACATCCGATTTTAGCACGGCCAGTAAACAACATTGAAGCCAATGAAGAGCAGTGGAATAAATTATTAAAAGGAGAGGCAATTGTAAAAAACTCCAAAGCTTTGAATGGCTCCATAGAGCCGCACATCCACCAGCTGGACAAAGAAACTAATGAACTACTAAGCGCCAGGTTAAGCGCCATCCAAATCCCTAATGCTATAAAAGATACTGTGTTAAGCGTAGATCAAAAAGAGCAGCTTAAAAAAGGATTGCCGGTTGAGATTGTAAATAAGTCCACCAAAGAAGTAAACATAGTTCAAATAGATTTAAATGAACCCAGAGGTTACAAAATAACTGATGCCAACCAGTTCCGGCAAAATCCAGAAGTAACAATGGTTAAATTGGAAGAACCAACACTAGCTGTTAGTTCAGAGAAAATTAAAGGTGTTAGAAGGTAA
- a CDS encoding M23 family metallopeptidase produces MKTLKQLSPILLLVIHYTAKAQFNTIKRVKILPHIQIDSNTSLPNNPSHNSIWETVNVNSLRQKTNVSVSMPLQAPIISSGFGNRIYPLTGKIKFHYGLDFRGSSDSIMAILLGTIKKVAYSRSLGNYVEVEHGEFKIIYGHLSQIMVREKMEITAGTVLGITGSTGRSTGEHLHFAIKHRGKAINPVPFLNLIYRQVEMEARKKQ; encoded by the coding sequence ATGAAAACACTTAAACAGTTATCACCAATCTTATTACTAGTTATTCATTATACTGCAAAAGCTCAGTTTAATACCATTAAAAGGGTTAAAATTCTACCTCATATCCAGATTGATTCTAATACCAGCTTGCCAAACAACCCCTCGCATAATAGTATTTGGGAGACTGTAAATGTAAATAGTCTTCGTCAAAAAACTAATGTATCCGTATCTATGCCCTTGCAGGCGCCAATTATTAGCAGCGGGTTTGGTAATAGAATATATCCACTGACTGGGAAAATAAAATTTCATTATGGCCTTGATTTCAGAGGATCTTCAGATTCAATTATGGCCATTCTACTGGGCACAATAAAGAAAGTAGCTTATTCTCGAAGTTTAGGCAATTATGTTGAAGTAGAACACGGTGAGTTTAAAATCATTTATGGTCATTTATCCCAAATAATGGTTAGAGAAAAGATGGAAATAACCGCTGGTACCGTCTTGGGTATAACTGGCAGTACGGGAAGAAGTACTGGAGAACATTTACATTTTGCTATCAAGCACCGAGGCAAGGCCATTAATCCAGTTCCATTTCTGAATTTAATTTATCGCCAGGTAGAAATGGAAGCCCGAAAAAAGCAATAG
- a CDS encoding helix-turn-helix domain-containing protein, whose translation MKLNLHDLGERLQLLRKGLDLSQKDLAATLETHQNQISRLENGIGGTLELLVQLLNFYSDHFHISFIFSDEFEVIKRSEPLSHMSTFNSIAIERLKILQTDVNGQITDIIGIMEKEGSF comes from the coding sequence ATGAAATTAAATCTACACGATTTGGGGGAACGCCTGCAACTTCTTCGAAAGGGGCTGGACCTTTCTCAAAAAGATTTAGCAGCAACCCTGGAGACACATCAGAATCAAATATCTCGTCTAGAGAATGGGATTGGAGGTACGCTGGAGCTCTTGGTTCAACTGCTGAATTTCTACTCAGACCATTTTCATATAAGCTTTATTTTTTCGGATGAATTCGAAGTTATAAAAAGGTCTGAACCATTATCTCACATGAGCACTTTTAATAGCATTGCTATAGAACGGCTCAAAATCCTGCAAACAGATGTCAACGGCCAAATAACTGATATCATAGGTATTATGGAAAAAGAGGGTAGTTTCTAA
- a CDS encoding type IV secretory system conjugative DNA transfer family protein, which yields MEESSELKKLYSFLQSFIYFTLFTEFLVFLFAGAGFMEQLRPVILKLQRIAIYQNIYYSKAFTFLLIIIVAIGTKARKNLHHDPVKHIYLPLFFGFLFFFGAGYFYQHPTNRLLAFGVTWSDAAYMLFSLVGAVMINIALDNISKHIQTGLMKDKFNVENESFEQSRGLMNTPYSVNLPMLFYYKRKVNHGYLNIANPFRATLLIGTPGSGKSYSVVNPFIKQMLAKGFTMALYDFKFPDLGKIAYYHYLLNKKKGTLKDFKFHVINFNSIEHSRRFNPLKPEYLPTLADATETAEALLQSLTKSDKESGAAQFFTQSAVNFLASCIFFLSRHEGGKYSTFPHVLAFINLGYDEIFNMLFSEPQLVSLLSPFRTAYKNKAFDQLEGQIGTLKINVGRLATRETFWVLSGDDFELKISDPNNPAILVIANDPATQSINSACNALILNRMTKLINSKRNLPCGLIIDESPTLYVHKVENLIATARSNKIAVLLGLQELPQLKQQYGRETADTICSVAANVISGSVRNKDTLDWLEKLFGKVRQQKEGVSIDRSRTSISMNEEMGALIPASKIATLAAGEVVAQVAFDNNEYNGQHVNSTYNCKINLDTAAIAKEEESYVSMPIFYNFGNASDRNTVLDKNFTKINREIETLKDHFYT from the coding sequence ATGGAAGAATCAAGCGAATTAAAGAAGCTTTATTCCTTTTTACAGAGTTTTATCTATTTCACCTTGTTCACGGAGTTTTTAGTATTCCTTTTTGCGGGTGCTGGATTTATGGAACAGCTGCGGCCGGTAATCCTTAAATTACAGCGAATTGCGATTTACCAGAACATTTACTATTCTAAGGCTTTTACTTTTCTTCTGATCATAATAGTAGCCATTGGAACCAAGGCCCGGAAAAACTTACACCACGATCCAGTAAAGCACATCTACTTACCGTTATTTTTCGGCTTCTTGTTTTTCTTCGGTGCCGGGTACTTTTACCAGCATCCGACTAATCGGCTGTTGGCTTTTGGTGTAACCTGGTCGGATGCAGCTTATATGCTTTTCTCCTTGGTTGGAGCGGTAATGATAAATATTGCTCTGGATAATATTTCCAAGCACATTCAGACCGGGCTAATGAAAGATAAGTTTAATGTCGAGAATGAAAGTTTTGAGCAGAGCCGGGGGCTAATGAATACGCCATACAGTGTCAACCTGCCTATGCTTTTTTACTACAAAAGAAAGGTAAATCACGGTTACCTGAATATTGCCAATCCTTTTCGTGCCACCTTGCTAATCGGAACACCCGGATCCGGTAAGTCCTATTCGGTAGTAAATCCATTTATTAAACAAATGTTAGCCAAGGGTTTTACTATGGCTCTCTATGATTTTAAGTTTCCAGACCTGGGAAAAATAGCCTATTATCATTATCTGCTAAATAAGAAAAAAGGCACCTTAAAAGATTTTAAATTTCACGTTATTAATTTCAATAGTATAGAACACAGTCGAAGGTTCAATCCCTTAAAACCAGAATATTTACCAACCTTGGCTGATGCCACTGAAACTGCAGAAGCCTTGCTGCAAAGCCTTACCAAGAGTGACAAAGAATCCGGGGCTGCTCAGTTCTTTACTCAAAGCGCAGTAAACTTTCTGGCCAGCTGTATCTTTTTTCTCAGTAGGCATGAGGGTGGCAAATATTCCACGTTTCCGCACGTATTGGCCTTTATCAATCTGGGTTATGATGAAATATTTAACATGCTTTTCTCTGAACCTCAACTGGTCAGCTTGCTTTCGCCGTTTCGGACCGCTTACAAAAACAAGGCTTTTGATCAATTGGAAGGCCAGATTGGGACACTTAAAATCAACGTAGGCCGCTTAGCTACGCGGGAAACATTCTGGGTATTATCAGGTGATGATTTTGAATTAAAAATTTCTGATCCTAATAATCCGGCCATCTTAGTTATTGCCAATGATCCGGCCACGCAGAGTATTAACAGTGCCTGCAACGCTCTAATTCTAAATCGGATGACCAAGCTTATAAATTCAAAAAGAAACCTGCCCTGCGGGCTTATCATTGATGAATCCCCAACCTTATACGTACATAAGGTAGAAAACTTAATTGCAACCGCTAGAAGCAATAAAATAGCCGTTCTTTTAGGTTTACAGGAATTGCCCCAACTCAAACAACAATACGGTCGGGAAACCGCAGATACTATTTGCTCCGTAGCCGCTAACGTAATCTCCGGGTCCGTTCGCAACAAAGATACCCTAGATTGGTTAGAAAAACTTTTTGGTAAAGTCCGGCAGCAAAAGGAAGGAGTAAGTATTGACCGTAGCCGGACTTCTATTTCTATGAATGAAGAGATGGGAGCTTTAATACCTGCTTCAAAAATTGCTACCTTAGCGGCCGGTGAAGTGGTGGCCCAGGTAGCATTTGATAATAATGAATATAATGGCCAACATGTAAATAGTACCTATAATTGCAAAATTAATCTGGATACTGCAGCAATAGCAAAAGAAGAAGAGTCATATGTTTCTATGCCAATATTTTATAATTTTGGTAATGCTTCTGACAGGAACACTGTCTTAGATAAAAACTTTACCAAAATCAATCGAGAAATAGAAACACTAAAAGACCACTTCTACACATGA
- the traN gene encoding conjugative transposon protein TraN, with protein sequence MKNTLMLFILMAITLPALCQKTAPQVIYVNETISTHFVSPEPIKYVDISTNDVAGDIPVDNIFRIKPKQANPKLGIVTIVGERFMVQYKLAYSTPASASSEVRIDPTQVDEYLNPDVAMSEQEMKRFSLLALQQKPVGRSVSTKKDKMQAVVNNIYTIGDYFFIDFSITNKTNIAYDIDQIRFKIEDKKVVKSTNFQQLEIQPVHQLFNNDSFKRRYRNVFVFKKFTFPDEKVFNIEVAEKQVSGRTISVKVDYKDVLKADTL encoded by the coding sequence ATGAAAAATACACTAATGCTGTTCATATTGATGGCTATAACCTTACCGGCTTTATGCCAAAAAACAGCTCCTCAGGTAATCTATGTAAATGAAACTATCTCCACTCATTTTGTGAGTCCAGAACCGATCAAATACGTCGATATTTCCACTAATGATGTGGCCGGTGATATTCCGGTGGATAATATATTCCGCATTAAACCAAAGCAAGCAAACCCCAAACTCGGCATAGTAACGATTGTTGGAGAGCGTTTCATGGTTCAGTATAAACTCGCTTATTCTACTCCTGCATCAGCTAGCTCCGAGGTAAGAATTGATCCTACTCAGGTTGATGAATACCTGAATCCGGATGTGGCCATGAGCGAGCAGGAAATGAAAAGATTTTCTCTGCTAGCCTTGCAGCAAAAGCCTGTAGGTCGATCTGTCAGCACTAAAAAAGACAAGATGCAAGCGGTGGTAAATAACATCTACACCATCGGAGATTATTTCTTTATTGATTTCTCCATAACCAATAAAACCAACATTGCTTATGACATTGATCAGATCCGGTTTAAAATAGAAGATAAAAAGGTAGTTAAGTCAACCAACTTCCAGCAATTAGAAATACAGCCCGTACATCAGCTTTTTAACAATGATAGCTTTAAGCGCCGGTATCGAAACGTGTTTGTATTTAAGAAATTCACCTTCCCTGATGAAAAGGTATTTAATATAGAAGTAGCCGAGAAGCAGGTGAGCGGCCGTACTATTTCTGTGAAGGTAGATTATAAGGATGTATTAAAGGCTGATACACTTTAA
- the traM gene encoding conjugative transposon protein TraM, which produces MRKIDFRKPKYALPLIVLPFLFLFNYLYLDMFPSTEAKGKQQTALKETDEIITDLPAANLEKKDINSKFGAGLEEHKHHRDYSAVQELEQDEEEKQYGSVYTDKEKRMLDSINNAILAQKNTPAFMDRVQEQQNTDRQRYAATTVSSSRPQRQKPGSAYEKEMRLFKEQMRFVDSLEKAGQEPKKPARKGTPTIAEKTVQAPEALEVRKSANPNAAYFNTVKNDGDEQFIKAMLDEGLKIREGGRIRIRLLDDIYVSNYEIQKGSYLYGVVSGFSAQRVEIAISSLLYGKQIIPVDLSIYDNDGLVGLYVPGSQFRDFTKQLAANSTNGQSINFDDSPENTNQMLFSVMDKMAQTTSRAVGKAVKQNKAKLKYNTIVYLIDNKAKKQ; this is translated from the coding sequence ATGAGAAAGATTGATTTTAGAAAACCTAAGTACGCGCTGCCTTTAATCGTACTGCCTTTTCTTTTTCTTTTTAATTATCTCTACTTGGACATGTTCCCCTCCACAGAAGCAAAAGGTAAGCAGCAGACAGCTTTAAAAGAAACCGATGAGATCATAACAGATTTGCCCGCCGCTAATCTGGAGAAAAAGGATATCAATAGTAAGTTCGGGGCCGGACTGGAGGAGCATAAACACCACAGGGATTATTCCGCTGTTCAGGAATTAGAGCAAGACGAAGAAGAAAAGCAATACGGCAGCGTCTATACTGACAAAGAAAAAAGAATGCTCGACAGTATTAATAATGCTATTCTTGCTCAAAAGAACACCCCTGCTTTTATGGATCGGGTTCAGGAACAACAGAACACTGACCGCCAGCGCTATGCGGCTACAACAGTTTCTAGTTCCCGGCCACAGCGGCAAAAGCCAGGAAGCGCTTATGAAAAGGAGATGCGGTTGTTTAAAGAACAAATGCGCTTTGTCGATAGCCTGGAAAAAGCCGGTCAAGAGCCGAAAAAGCCAGCCCGGAAAGGAACGCCAACTATAGCAGAAAAAACAGTACAGGCACCGGAAGCTTTAGAAGTTCGCAAATCCGCGAACCCCAATGCTGCTTATTTCAACACGGTTAAAAATGACGGAGACGAGCAATTTATTAAAGCGATGCTAGATGAAGGTTTGAAAATCCGGGAGGGAGGCCGGATTAGAATCAGGTTGCTGGATGATATCTACGTGAGTAATTACGAAATACAAAAAGGTAGTTACTTGTACGGGGTGGTATCGGGTTTCTCGGCTCAGCGGGTAGAAATAGCCATAAGCTCCCTGCTTTATGGCAAGCAGATTATACCCGTGGATTTAAGTATTTATGATAACGACGGGTTGGTGGGTTTATACGTGCCGGGCTCTCAGTTTCGAGATTTTACCAAACAGCTAGCAGCAAACAGCACCAATGGTCAGAGTATAAATTTCGATGATAGTCCGGAAAATACTAACCAGATGCTCTTCTCGGTAATGGATAAAATGGCCCAAACTACTTCCCGGGCCGTGGGCAAGGCGGTCAAGCAAAACAAGGCTAAGCTGAAATATAATACCATAGTTTACTTAATCGATAACAAAGCCAAGAAACAATAA